The genome window CTAAATATATGAATCCCTACATAGAAATAGCAGGAAGAAAAATAGGACCTGATTTTCCACCATTAGTTATTGCTGAAATCGGTATAAATCATGAAGGTTCGCTTCAAGTAGCCAAAGAAATGGTAGATGCAGCTCATAGAGCAGGCGTTGAGGTGGTGAAACACCAAACCCATATTGTAGCTGACGAAATGAGTGGTGCTGCTAAAAAAGTCATTCCAGGAAATGCCGACGTGTCTATTTATGACATTATGGAACGTTGTGCTTTAAACGAAGAAGAGGAACTGGAGTTGAAAAATTATGTAGAAAGCAAAGGCATGATTTTTATCTCAACGCCTTTCTCTCGTGCTGCGGCCGAACGTTTGAAAAAGTTTGATATTCCAGCTTATAAAATTGGTTCGGGAGAATGTAATAATTATCCCTTATTAGAGCATATTGCCTCTTTTGGTAAACCAGTAATTTTAAGTACGGGCATGAATACCATAGCAAGTATTCAAAAGGCAGTAGCTGTTTTTGACAAACACAATATTCCAGTAGCTTTATTACATACCACTAATTTATATCCAACCCCAATTCATTTAGTACGATTTGGTGCGATGATGGAAATGCATCAAGCGTTCCCTGATAAAGTTTTTGGATTATCGGATCATACGTTAAATAATAACGCATGTTTGGGTGCTGTTGCTTTAGGAGCCTCCATTTTAGAGCGTCACTTTACCGACCACATGAACCGAACAGGTCCAGATATTGTATGTAGTATGGATGAGCAAGCCACTAAAGAACTAATCATCAATAGTGCCGAAATGGCGCAAATGCGAGGCGGAACCAAAAAACCGGCAGACGAAGAACAAGTGACAATTGATTTTGCTTTTGCAACGGTTTGTTCTATTGCCTCTATCCAAAAAGGAGAAATGTTAACCAAAGAGAATATTTGGGTAAAACGACCTGGAACTGGTAAAATTTTAGCAGAACATTTTGATTCGTTATTAGGAAAAAAAGCGACAAGAGATATTGCCAATGACGAGCAATTGGATTTTGGCGATTTTGAGTAAGTTTTACATCCCCCCAACCCCCTTCAAAGGGGGAGTTACTTCTTAAACGTTTTTGTCTCTTTCTTTTCAATTAGTCTTCTAGAAAAAGTTCTCGCCAAAAGTCTTTGTAGGAATTCCCCCTTTGAAGGGGGTAGGGGGATGTTTATATGGGTTTAAATATAAAAATATCTCGACTTCGCTCGATATGACGCGTATTAGTTCAAATAAAATTGTAATTCCACTAATGTCACTCTGAGCGGAGTCGAAGGCTGATGAAAACTATCTCGACTTCGCTCAATAGGACAAACAAAATGTATAAAAAACACATTTTAAATCATTAACCAAAAATCCTATATTTGCAACACGATAGCAAACAAAAAATGTCCAAAAAAATCCTATTTCTTACGGGCACTCGTGCCGATTTTGGTAAAATAAAATCCTTGATTCAAATTTTGGAAGCACATCCCGAATTTGAACCATTTATTTTTGTTACAGGTATGCATTTGCAAAAAGAATATGGTTATACTTTGCTAGAAGTAGAACGATGTGGATTTACTAATATTCATACATTCGAAAATCACACGCACGAAACCACGATGGATTTGACTTTAGCGAAGACCATTGAAGGACTTTCTACTTATGTAAAATCTTGTGAGCCTGATATGATTGTCATTCATGGAGATAGAGTGGAAGCCTTAGCTGGTGCGATTGTAGGAAGTTTGAATAACATTTTAGTAGCGCATATTGAAGGAGGTGAAGTTTCTGGAACTATCGATGAGTTAATCCGTCACTCCACTAGTAAAATGAGTCACGTTCACTTTGTTTCTAATAAACAAGCCAAAAAACGTTTGATTCAAATGGGCGAATTAGAAAATGCTATTTTTACAATCGGTTCTCCAGATGTAGATATTATGTTTTCCAATACGTTACCCGATTTAGAAACCGCTAAACAGTATTATGAAATTGCATATGATAAATATGCCGTTGCGATGTTTCATCCCGTGACAACTGAAGCCAAATTTATGCAGGAATATGCAGATAATTTTGTAGACGCTTTATTAGAGGATTATCATAATTATGTAGTAGTTTTTCCCAATAACGATTTAGGAAGTCAAACTATTTTAAAATCGTATGAAAGATTAAAAGAGAACTCTCGATTCCGTATTTTTCCTTCGTTACGATTTGAATATTTTTTAACCTTATTAAAAAAATCTCAGTTCATTATTGGTAATAGTAGCGCGGGTATTCGAGAAGCTCCTTATTATGGATTGCCTATTATCAATATTGGAACACGACAACAAAATAGGGCACTCCACGCCGACATTATCAATGTAGATTATACATCGGAAAGTATTTCTAATGCTCTGAATGTTATAGATACTCATAAAGTACAACCAACAGAAAGCGATTTCGGAAAAGGAAATAGTGCTGAATTATTTTTGAAATCCCTTTTAAATGAGGATATTTGGCAACTAAATCATCAAAAACAATTCAGAGATAGTTAATGCTTTTTAATACCCTACAGTATTTTATTTTTTTACCCATTGTATTTATTATTTACTGGTGGGCTAATAATAAGTCCGTAAAACTTCAAAATATTTTATTGCTAATTGCCAGTTATTATTTCTATGCTTGTTGGGATTGGCGCTTTTTGTTTTTACTTGTTTTTTCTACTGGATTAGATTACTTTACGGGACTAAAGATGTTTGATGCTTCCACGATTAAAAGTAAGAAATTTTGGTTCTGGTTGAGCATTGTTGTTAATTTAGGTTTTTTAGGTGTTTTCAAGTATTATAACTTTTTTGCCGCATCATTTGCTGATTTTTTAAGCCATTTTGGTTTTCAAGTAAATATAAGAACCCTTGAAATTATTTTACCTGTTGGTATTTCTTTTTATACTTTTCACGGATTATCTTATGTAATTGATATTTATAAAAATCGTATCGAACCAGAGCGGAATATTGTTGATTACTCTTTGTTTGTGAGTTATTTTCCTTTATTAGTAGCGGGTCCAATAGAAAGAGCGACTCACTTATTGCCTCAATTAAAAAAGAAAAGAGATTTTTCCTACTCTAATGCGGTAGACGGCCTAAGACAAATTTTATGGGGGTTGATTAAAAAAGTAATAATAGCTGATAATTGTGCTCTTTATGCCAATGTGATTTTTGACAACCCTGAAAGTCATTCGGGAAGTAGCCTAGTTTTAGGAGCTGTGTTTTTTGCTTTTCAGATTTATGGTGATTTTTCGGGTTACTCGGATATTGCATTAGGAACTTCTAGATTATTAGGAATAGAATTATTGAAAAACTTTAATTATCCTTATTTTTCTAGAGATATTGCCGAGTTTTGGCGTCGTTTGCACATTTCATTATCTACTTGGTTTCGCGATTATTTATACATTCCTTTAGGTGGAAGCCAAGGCGGCATGTGGATGAAAGTCAGAAATACCTTTATTATCTTTTTAGTCAGTGGTTTTTGGCACGGTGCAAATTGGACTTTTATCGTTTGGGGTGCATTAAATGCCCTTTATATTATGCCGTCTATTATTTTAAATACCAATAGAAATAATTTAGAAATTGTAGCAAAAGGGAAATTTTTGCCTTCGGTTAAAGATTTTTGCCATATTCTATTAACTTTTGGTCTTACCGTAATAGCCTGGATATTTTTTAGAGCAGCATCTGTTAGCCAAGCTTTTTTGTATTTAAAAGGGATTTTTTCAAATTCTATACTTTCGATACCTGAGAATTTACCCAAAATTGAACTATTACTTTGTGGCTGTTTTTTACTGATGGAATGGTTAGGAAGAGAAAATAATTATGCGATAGCTAATTTTGGAAAGAGTTGGCATGTTATTTTTAGATGGAGTTTTTATCTGTTCCTGATTTTGATGTTGATTTATTTTGGTGCCAAGGAGCAGAATTTTATATATTTTCAATTTTAATTGATGAAAAGATTTATTAAAAGAATATTTGTTTTTTCTTTATTGACATTCATAATGTTAATTGGAATTATTGTGTCATCCAACATTTTAATTAATAAAGATTCCAATTTTTCAATTGATAAAAATTACGCGTATATTGTACTAGGTCACTCACATCCTGAAGAAGCTTTTAATGATTCTGTAATTCAAAAAACAAAAAATTTTGCTAGAGGTGGAGAACATTATTTTTATACTTATTTAAAAGCAAAAAAAATTATAGAATCCAATCCAAATGTTAAAGTAGTTTTCTTAGAGCTTACTAACAATCAGATTTCTACTGATATGACTAAGTGGATTGAAGATACTCAAAAAAATCTTGTGAATATTCCCAATTTTGCTCCCGTTATGACTTTTGAGGATCATTCTTTTTTGATAAAACAGAATCCATGGAGTTATTTTAAATCTCAAGAAATGGTCATCAAGAATAATTTAAACTTTTTGTTATATCGAAAAAAAAATATACTGAATCAACGCGATTGGGGTGGTTTTTATGCCAACCCTAGACAAAAAGTAGATTCCATTATTAAAAGTAATGAAAAGCAGAAAAAACTTAACTCTACGAAAATAGTAGTCGATACTACTAATCTACCTTTTGTTGATAAAATAGCATCGATTTGTAAAAAAAGAGGAATCCAATTGTTTTTGATACGATCGCCACAACATCCCAAATATATTTATTGTGAAAATGAAGAGCAATTACAAAAAATTTTAAAAACTAGATATTCACAACTGTTTTATTTAGATTTTGAAAACTTCTATTTGTTAAATGATGATTATGCCGATTTAGAGCACTTAAATTATAAAGGTGCTAAGAAATTCTCATTATTTTTTGATGCTTTGCTCAAGAAAGGACTTGTTGAAAGTTCTAATCCCGAACAATTGGTTCAAGATGAAATTGTAAAGCACAATACAATCAAATAGTGTTTTTCTAATTCTTTAAATAGTTTCTCAATTCAAAGAAATACCCGATATTTGGCAACTCAATCATCAAAAACAATTTAAAGATAATTAATGTTTTTCAACTCCTTATCCTTTGCTATTTTTTTACCCATCGTATTTTTACTGTATTGGTTGGTGTTTAATAAAAACAAAACCACCCAAAATGCGGTATTAATTGTTGCGAGTTATTACTTTTATTCCTGTTGGGATTGGCGTTTTCTATTTTTATTAGTGTTTTCTACCTTGTTGGATTATTTCAGCGCCATCATGATGGAAAACAGCTCTTCGGATAAAAAGCGAAAGTTATGGTTGTGGTTGACAATCGGAATCAACTTAGGATTTTTAGGAGTTTTCAAATACTACGATTTCTTTGCACAATCGTTTGCCGATTTATTAAACGGTTTCGGATTTCAAACCAATCCTGTTTTATTGAAATTGATTCTTCCTGTTGGAATATCCTTTTATACGTTTCATGGTTTATCCTATGTAATTGATATTTATTATAAACGAATCACAGCTGAACGTAATTTTATCGATTATTCGTTATTCGTAAGCTACTTTCCGCTTTTAGTGGCGGGACCAATTGAAAGAGCTACCCATTTATTACCGCAGGTAAAAATCAAACGTCATTTTAATTTTGAAAAAGCCAAAGAAGGGGTTTATCAAATCCTTTGGGGATTGGTTAAAAAAGTAGTGATTGCAGATAGTTGTGCTACGTATGCTAATGCTGTTTTTGATAATTATGAATCAATGAATTCATTATCATTAATTTTAGGAGCAATTTATTTTGCATTTCAAATTTATGGCGATTTTTCAGGGTATTCCGATATCGCTTTAGGAACGTCTAAATTATTCGGAATCGATTTATTAAAGAATTTCAATTATCCTTATTTTTCTAGAGATATTGCTGAGTTTTGGCGTCGTTGGCACATTTCGTTATCTTCCTGGTTTCGAGATTATTTGTACATACCATTAGGCGGAAGTCAAGGCGGTATGTGGATGAAAGTGAGAAATACCTTCATCATTTTCTTAGTGAGCGGATTCTGGCATGGCGCTAATTGGACGTTTATTGTGTGGGGTTTGTTGAATGCGATTTACTTCTTGCCTTTGTTGTTACAAAATAAGAATCGTTCTAATATGGGCGAAATTGAAATGGGTTGGGATTTTAGTAGTGTAAAAATTATCCTTAATATTTTAGGAACTTTTGTTTTAACTACGATTGCTTGGATTTTCTTTAGAGCTAAATCTATTTCGGAGGCAATTGGTTATATTCAAAAAATGGTAACCGACTTTCATTTTGAATCTCAATATTTAAATAACGAGCGATATAATTTTGAATTGTTACTTTTAGTTATGGTTTTCGTTGGAGTAGAATGGTTCAATCGTTCAAAAGTAGAACCATTATCTGGAAAAGCAAGTTGGATTAAAGTAACCTTAGCTATTTTGGCATTATTAGCTTTAGGCGTGTATTCCGATTATAAAGAATTTATTTATTTCCAATTCTAATGAAACAGTTTTTAATCTTTATCGGTAAAATTTTGCTAGTGCTTTTGCTCTCTGCTTTTGCATTAGATTTTATTTACACTTCTGTTTTTGTACGATCGGAAACTCGAAATAAAGTAGAAAATGTCATCAATTCGAAACAGCAAAACTACGATGTCATTATTTTAGGAACCTCAAGAGCGAACAATCATTTTGTTTCGGAATTATTTGAAAAAGAAGGATTAAAAACCTTTAATTATGGGATGAGTGGTTCGCATTTATTTGAAACGTCATTACTATTAAAATTGATGGTCGAAAGAGGTTGGGAAATAAAAAATGTAATCGTAGAAACAGATTTAAATCTGTCCAACGAAAAACGCGATGATGCTACTTTTGGGCGTTTTATGCCTTTTTTACATCAATCCAAAACAATTTCAAATCATTTTGAAAATGAAGCTGATTTCAACGAATTATATTATGTGCCGTTTTATCGTTATATACAATTTGATGCTAAAGTAGGATTCAGAGCTTGTTATAAAACATTACTACATGAGCCTACTAATACATTGGCCAATAAAGGTTATTATCCACTTGGATTTAATCCAAAAGCTAATATGAAAAATAATATTGAAAGTTTAGTGCCTTTACGTAACCGATATTTCGAAGAAATTAAGCAAATTTGTAAAGCTAATAATATCAATTTGATTGCTGTAACCACACCTATGTGTTCTAATGTGAAAGGAATGGAGTACTTTAAAAAAGTAAAAGCTTTGTATCCTGAAATAAATGAATTTGAACATTTTGTAGAAGGAGACGACTTTTTTTCTTCTTGTGGGCATTTGAATGATAAAGGAGCAAGGTTATTTACAACTAAAATTATTGGAAAACTAGGTTTGAAAAATGAAAAATAGCATGAAGGTAATGTTGCTTTTCCCAGATGGTGTTGGGATTCGAAATTATTTGTATTCTGATGTATTTAAAGGAATGGAAAAAGAATTGGTTTTATTTCATGCTTTTGATGCTAAAACTGAAAATGCTGTTAAAGAAATCTCTTCTATCCAAAATACAATCAGCATTCCAAAATATACAGAATCTTTAAAAGAAAAATTTTTAAGAGAATTAATTTGTTTGACTCGTTTAAAACATAATGCTACGTTAGTAAACAATGCTACGATTCTGACCAATTGGAAATCCAATCACAAAGGAATTTTTAAAACATTATTTTATAAATGCATTGAAATAGCATCGTATGGATTTACGAGTTATGAGCGCATTTTAAAACTAGAGAGATGGTATCAAAAATCAATTAGAAAAACAAGTTTTTATAAAGAAGCACGAGAAATTTTAGTTACTAACGCTCCTGAAAAACTATTTTGTTCGCATCAACGAGGAGTACAATGTGCGCCAATTTTTGCTGCTGCTAAAGATTTAGGAATTGAAACTATAACGGTTATTTATTCTTGGGATAATTTGCCTAAAGCCAGAATGGCATTGCAAGCAGATAAATATTTGGTTTGGTCAGATTATATGAAAAAGGAATTACAATTGTATTACCCTGAAATTAATGAAAATCAAATTTTTGTTACTGGAACGCCTCAGTTTGAATGTTATAAACAACCTGAAAATATTATTCCTAAAGAAGTGTTTTATACTAGGTATAATTTAGATTTAGATAAAAAAATCATTTGTTATTCAGGAGATGACGTGTTAACCTGTCCAGATGATCCACAATATTTAGATGATTTAGCTGATACGTTGATTAAAAATAAATTAGATAATAAATACCAAATTTTATTACGACGATGTCCAGTAGATATTTCTGGTAGATTTGATAGAATAATTTCAAAATATCCAAATCTAATAAAGCAAGCGTCACCCTTATGGAATTTTGATGTTGATAGTAGTTGGACAACAATCTATCCTTTGCCTGATGATGTTAGGTTATTGGTTTCAACAGCATATTACTGCGATGTAGTAGTTAATTTAGGATCGACTATGGCGTTTGATTTTGGCATGTTTAAAAAACCTTGTATTTATATCAATTATGACCAAAAGAATAAAGTAAATCCTAATTGGTCAGTTAACACAATTTATAAGTTTCAGCATTTTAAAAGTTTACCTGATGAAAGTGCGGTTTTATGGTGGAATACAAAAGATGAAATAAAAACTTTACTTGAAAATTTGAATTGGAATGAATCTACTAGAATTTGGATTGATAAAGTATTAGAAGAATATTCATCATCGTCAACCAAAGTAATTAATTCAATATTTAATTAAATGCACATCTGTTTTCTAACTAACGAATATCCAAAAGCAGGCTTTCCGCATGGAGGCTTAGGTAGTTTTGTGAAAACTATGGCGGAAGCTTTAGTTAAAAACGGAACTCAAGTTAGTGTTGTGGGGTTAAATTATAATTATTCTAGTGAAACAGAGCGTGTAAATGACGTAACTATTATTCGAATTCAAAAAAGTAAAGTAAAAGGATTGGCTTGGTACTTTAACTCAAAAATGATTGTCAAAACTATTGCGGCCATCCATGAAAAAACACCTATTGATATAGTTGAAGGAGCCGAATTGTCTTTTGCTTTTTTACCTAAGATAAAAGGAATAAAATACGTTATTCGTTTACATGGAGGTCATCATTTTTTTGCAGAAGCCGAAAATAGAGGAATCAACAAGTGGAAAGGTTTTCAAGAAAAACGTTCTTTTAAAAAAGCAGATGCTTTTATTGCGGTTTCTAATTATGTTAAAAATCATACTGCAACCTATTTGAGTTATCATAACAAGCCTATTGAGGTTATTTTTAACCCAATCAATAGCCAATTGTTTCAACCTCTCGATATCGCCATTGAATCTAATAATATTACTTTCGCAGGGACTATTTGTGAGAAGAAAGGTGTTCGTCAGTTGATTCAAGCTTTTCCAATGGTAAAAGCAAAATTTCCGCAAGCTATTTTGAATTTGTATGGCAGGGATTGGTTCTTTCCTGATGGAAGTTCTTATGTGAAAATGCTAAAAGAAACAGAATTGCCAAAGCTAAAAGAATTTGCTAATGACGTTGTTTTTCATGGGGCTGTCGCTTTTCAAGACATTCCGAATGCTTATGCAAAAGCAGCAGTTTGTGTCTTTCCATCTCATATGGAGACATTGGGGCTTGTTGCTCCTGAAGCAATGGCCATGGGAAAAGTAGTAATCTTTACAGAATTAGGACCTGGACCTGAAGTTATTGTAGATGGTTATAACGGTTATTTAGTCAATCCGTATGAACCTAAAAATATTGCAGATCAAATTCTAAAGGTTTTTGATAATGAAGAAGAAGCAAAACGAATAGCGAAACTAGCAAGACAAACGGTTTTAGAAAAGTTTAATCCAGAAATTATTGTCCAACAGAATATCGATTTTTATACAGAAATAGTAAAATGCAATAGCTAATTATCTTTAAAGTCTTAGATAGAATTCCCTCCTTGAGAGGGTTAAGAAGAGTTAGGGTGGTGTAAAATTTAATTTCAAAATAAGAATGTAATCCTATGATAACTATGTCAAGTGCAACGTCCGAAGCTTCGGACTAAAAATCAACACAAAGCCAAACTATTGTGATTATGTGTTTAAAAAATCTATTTCCTATCCGTTTTCCATCTCTTGAAATTCAATATTCGTTAATCATTATTCAAAATTCAACATTCGTTACCCGAGAGTTTTGTTCGAACTGGCGAAGCAATCTCCAATCAAAATTCAAATCCTAAAATTTTAACTCATAACAAGTGCAACGCCTCTTTGATTCTCAATTCGTCACAAACTACTTCAAAAAAACTACGAGTAACTCCGTGTAAAAACTATGTGCCTATGTGTTTAAAAAAAATAATTTCATCTGTTTAAACCACAAATCTTAAATTTCAACAAAAAAAAATGCAAAGCTCAGTTCAATATTAAAAATAACTAGAAGCAAAAAAAGCCCCAACAAATAGTTGAGGCTCTTTAAAAATGCTATTCCAAATCTAAACAATATCAATCAAGTTCAATACATTAAAAGCTCCATTTCTCAAAGGATATTGTACTCCATTAACTTCCTGAAAAAATTCAATAAGCAATAAGTACAATTGTGTTCCTGCTCCTGTTGGTACTCCAGCCGGTGTTAGCGTTATAGTTGTCGAATTCATATCAAGTACCGTATTCACTACAGGACTATACTGGGTGTCAAACTCGCCCGTAACAAAATCCAAATTAATAAAAGCACTACGAAACGACACGTGTGTGGCTCCTTCCGGAATCTGCAATTGATCTAACGGAACAAAATCTGCAATAGTTACAACTCCAGTTAGAGTGTCTAAATTGAAAGGTGCATGAAATACAGCTTGTAAGGCAGCACGGTTATTAAAATCAAAACCTTTTAATAATTGTTTGCCATTTAAAGTCAATAATCCTTCGCTGACTACTCGTTCACCTCTTGCAGAACTGCTATCCAATTGTCGAACTTTACTCAAAATACCCATCATGCGGCTACTCATACGAGGATCTTTCGCTCGATTGAGCATAGTGCCAATGGCATTACGTAATAATTTTCCCGATTGAGCTGTAGTGCCAAATTCGGCGATATTCTCACGAGTTCTAATGTAGGCAGGATCATTCATAATTCTACCTTTTGAAACCCCACCCTTGGTGCGAACCAAGTGCCCATCTACACTTTTATAAAAAGTTAGACCATCTAGCGTTCCCGCTACTTTAAGGAAAGACTGTTGCTTTGCCATAATTTTCTTTTTTAAAGATTTATAAAATGTTTTGTAAATCAGGCGCCTTGATTTCGATTTCAAAACTAGAACAACTTTTTTAATCAAAAAAAGAATAGGTTCCGTTTGCACTCAAATGTGCCGTTTTGTTCCATTTTATAACATTATAACCGTTAAAATTGGTAATCAAAATTTATTAATTCGAATTTACTAGACTTTTCTTTCAGTGTTAGCTAAATTGTAATTCCTTTTAAAGATATTGCAACTCTATCTTCTTCTAAAGCCCTTCGTGTTACTTCCTGAAAAACGTTGCGAAACTTTGTGTTACAGTCTAGTTATGTTATCATTTAATCCATTGGTCTCCCATTGATGTTCCATACATATCCCGTACATATCCCGTGTGTAACCATATAAAATTTGTTTCATGTCACAACATTAGAAAAAGGGTTGGTTTTACTTTGTTGAATTATGTTATAAGATGAATAAAATGAAGTGTCCTATTTTTTAAAAAGGCTTCAATTTAAGTTTGTAAAGTAAAATTTGTTTCATGTCACAACATTAGAAAAAGAGTTGATTTTACTTTGTTGAATTATGTTATAAGATGAATAAAATGAAGTGTCCTATTTTTTAAAAAGGCTTCAATTTAAGTTTGTAAAGTAAAATTTGTTTCATGTCACA of Flavobacterium channae contains these proteins:
- the neuB gene encoding N-acetylneuraminate synthase — translated: MNPYIEIAGRKIGPDFPPLVIAEIGINHEGSLQVAKEMVDAAHRAGVEVVKHQTHIVADEMSGAAKKVIPGNADVSIYDIMERCALNEEEELELKNYVESKGMIFISTPFSRAAAERLKKFDIPAYKIGSGECNNYPLLEHIASFGKPVILSTGMNTIASIQKAVAVFDKHNIPVALLHTTNLYPTPIHLVRFGAMMEMHQAFPDKVFGLSDHTLNNNACLGAVALGASILERHFTDHMNRTGPDIVCSMDEQATKELIINSAEMAQMRGGTKKPADEEQVTIDFAFATVCSIASIQKGEMLTKENIWVKRPGTGKILAEHFDSLLGKKATRDIANDEQLDFGDFE
- the neuC gene encoding UDP-N-acetylglucosamine 2-epimerase, translating into MSKKILFLTGTRADFGKIKSLIQILEAHPEFEPFIFVTGMHLQKEYGYTLLEVERCGFTNIHTFENHTHETTMDLTLAKTIEGLSTYVKSCEPDMIVIHGDRVEALAGAIVGSLNNILVAHIEGGEVSGTIDELIRHSTSKMSHVHFVSNKQAKKRLIQMGELENAIFTIGSPDVDIMFSNTLPDLETAKQYYEIAYDKYAVAMFHPVTTEAKFMQEYADNFVDALLEDYHNYVVVFPNNDLGSQTILKSYERLKENSRFRIFPSLRFEYFLTLLKKSQFIIGNSSAGIREAPYYGLPIINIGTRQQNRALHADIINVDYTSESISNALNVIDTHKVQPTESDFGKGNSAELFLKSLLNEDIWQLNHQKQFRDS
- a CDS encoding MBOAT family O-acyltransferase translates to MLFNTLQYFIFLPIVFIIYWWANNKSVKLQNILLLIASYYFYACWDWRFLFLLVFSTGLDYFTGLKMFDASTIKSKKFWFWLSIVVNLGFLGVFKYYNFFAASFADFLSHFGFQVNIRTLEIILPVGISFYTFHGLSYVIDIYKNRIEPERNIVDYSLFVSYFPLLVAGPIERATHLLPQLKKKRDFSYSNAVDGLRQILWGLIKKVIIADNCALYANVIFDNPESHSGSSLVLGAVFFAFQIYGDFSGYSDIALGTSRLLGIELLKNFNYPYFSRDIAEFWRRLHISLSTWFRDYLYIPLGGSQGGMWMKVRNTFIIFLVSGFWHGANWTFIVWGALNALYIMPSIILNTNRNNLEIVAKGKFLPSVKDFCHILLTFGLTVIAWIFFRAASVSQAFLYLKGIFSNSILSIPENLPKIELLLCGCFLLMEWLGRENNYAIANFGKSWHVIFRWSFYLFLILMLIYFGAKEQNFIYFQF
- a CDS encoding MBOAT family O-acyltransferase: MFFNSLSFAIFLPIVFLLYWLVFNKNKTTQNAVLIVASYYFYSCWDWRFLFLLVFSTLLDYFSAIMMENSSSDKKRKLWLWLTIGINLGFLGVFKYYDFFAQSFADLLNGFGFQTNPVLLKLILPVGISFYTFHGLSYVIDIYYKRITAERNFIDYSLFVSYFPLLVAGPIERATHLLPQVKIKRHFNFEKAKEGVYQILWGLVKKVVIADSCATYANAVFDNYESMNSLSLILGAIYFAFQIYGDFSGYSDIALGTSKLFGIDLLKNFNYPYFSRDIAEFWRRWHISLSSWFRDYLYIPLGGSQGGMWMKVRNTFIIFLVSGFWHGANWTFIVWGLLNAIYFLPLLLQNKNRSNMGEIEMGWDFSSVKIILNILGTFVLTTIAWIFFRAKSISEAIGYIQKMVTDFHFESQYLNNERYNFELLLLVMVFVGVEWFNRSKVEPLSGKASWIKVTLAILALLALGVYSDYKEFIYFQF
- a CDS encoding CDP-glycerol glycerophosphotransferase family protein; amino-acid sequence: MKNSMKVMLLFPDGVGIRNYLYSDVFKGMEKELVLFHAFDAKTENAVKEISSIQNTISIPKYTESLKEKFLRELICLTRLKHNATLVNNATILTNWKSNHKGIFKTLFYKCIEIASYGFTSYERILKLERWYQKSIRKTSFYKEAREILVTNAPEKLFCSHQRGVQCAPIFAAAKDLGIETITVIYSWDNLPKARMALQADKYLVWSDYMKKELQLYYPEINENQIFVTGTPQFECYKQPENIIPKEVFYTRYNLDLDKKIICYSGDDVLTCPDDPQYLDDLADTLIKNKLDNKYQILLRRCPVDISGRFDRIISKYPNLIKQASPLWNFDVDSSWTTIYPLPDDVRLLVSTAYYCDVVVNLGSTMAFDFGMFKKPCIYINYDQKNKVNPNWSVNTIYKFQHFKSLPDESAVLWWNTKDEIKTLLENLNWNESTRIWIDKVLEEYSSSSTKVINSIFN
- a CDS encoding glycosyltransferase family 4 protein, which translates into the protein MHICFLTNEYPKAGFPHGGLGSFVKTMAEALVKNGTQVSVVGLNYNYSSETERVNDVTIIRIQKSKVKGLAWYFNSKMIVKTIAAIHEKTPIDIVEGAELSFAFLPKIKGIKYVIRLHGGHHFFAEAENRGINKWKGFQEKRSFKKADAFIAVSNYVKNHTATYLSYHNKPIEVIFNPINSQLFQPLDIAIESNNITFAGTICEKKGVRQLIQAFPMVKAKFPQAILNLYGRDWFFPDGSSYVKMLKETELPKLKEFANDVVFHGAVAFQDIPNAYAKAAVCVFPSHMETLGLVAPEAMAMGKVVIFTELGPGPEVIVDGYNGYLVNPYEPKNIADQILKVFDNEEEAKRIAKLARQTVLEKFNPEIIVQQNIDFYTEIVKCNS